Within Spinacia oleracea cultivar Varoflay chromosome 4, BTI_SOV_V1, whole genome shotgun sequence, the genomic segment AACCTTAAACACTCAATTCATgcataaaaacaaggggaaaGATTGTGACGTGGTACTAATGTTGGCTTATTAACCAACTTTCTAACCTTAAACACTCAATTCATGCATAAAAACAAGTGGAAAGATTGTGAAGTGTTACTAATGTTGGCTTATTACTGTTCTGAGAGTGAGAGTTAAATTAACAAAAGCAAAAAGAAGTGAccagaaaaatagaaaatggcTTCGCCCAGGCTCGAACTTGGGACCTTCAGTGTGTTAGACTGACGTGATAACCAACTACACCACGAAACCTTGTTAACAGTTGAGGATGGTTAATATATAAATTTTTTGTTACAGTTAGTTTTAAAAATAAAGCAACACAGTGACAAAAAATTGGCTTCGCCCGGGCTTGAACCGGGGACCTTCAGTGTGTTAGACTGACGTGATGACCAACTACACCACGAAACCTTTGTTGTTTTTATCGGATCGGTAATTTAcataattcatttaattcaagtaCTTTACTATTAACTTCCAAGTTTCATAAattcaatttttaattattaagttACGTTAATGTAGTGAATTTTGAGCGTAGAAAGAGCCACAAAATGCAAACAATGCAGACAAATTTCAATCCCGTATCATAGGATACTGCCTATATATGTTACCCGCATGGTTGGACTCGTGTCAAAGTTTCCGACAAGACTATTTTTGGGGGAGATAGAAAAGTATGATTTAagttaaaatgaagtgtcgaaGTAACCATATCCATTTGTGAGTTTCAAGGATTCGGCATGGGCatttgaggtaaaatgaagagtcccAGTAACATATGGTACTCCCCTATGACTTTAACCAATTAAGCTAGTTGATATCCACTAAAAGCGGATATGCCATTTTCTAGGACAATATATATGTAAGTTTAATGTTCACAATTGTTTACAAATTCGACCACGCACTTTGGAAAGTAAAAACTATGCATTGTACCAATTGCTTGAGGATCTTAATTGCTTTGAGCAAGATTCACTTGCCTACACTGTTTCCTTGTTTCAGTTTTTCACCAATTAAACATCTTTCTAACTTCTGATTACACCGTTTCGTTGAGTTATGTCACTACAATAAACAACttaccttatcagtttcaggtgCCACCTTATCAGTTTCACTACAACAATGTCATAAGTTGCTAACAACTAGCGAACAGATCATCTGAGTTATGTCACTTCAATAAACAACTACCTTATCAGACTTCAGACTCCTTTCATGCCGAACAGATCATCTGAGTTATGTCACTACAATAAACAactaccttatcagtttcagctcgAATTCAGTCAGTGTTGCTTACAACAATGTCATAAGTTGCTAACAACTAGCGAGGATATCTCATTTCAGTAATCATGTCCTCCTCCATAGTGCACAGCCGCGATGAATCCCCTTCCTCGAACTGCAAACAACAATGACTCTCAAATTCAACTACAGAGGCATTGTTCTGTTCTTCATCAGCTTCCTTAATACCAGCATACTTTTCATCATACTTTCTCAAACTGTCCAGCTTCCTTGCAACTTGTTTCATTGACGGCCTTTTCTCCCCGTTCAGGCTAAGACATCGTCTGACAAGCTCTGCAACAGCAATGAGCTGCTCAGGGGTAGTTTCCATCATCAATCGAGGCTCCAAAATGCTGAAAAACTGGTTGTTCTTCATTGCAGACAGAAAATGTGTTGCTAAATTTCTCTGTTCAATCCCCCTCTCCCATATAATAGGTTTTCGCCTTGTTAGTAGCTCAGCAAGAACTACTCCGAAACTATAAACATCACTCTTTTCACTCAGATGACTAGTTTGAAAGTATTCAGGATCGAGATACCCTAGAGTTCCTTGGACTAGGGTGGTTACTTGAGTTTGGTCCATTGGAACTAGTCTTGACCCTCCAAAATCGGATACTTTTGTCATGAAGTTTTCATCCAGAAGTATATTAGATGACTTGATATCTCTGTGAATAACTGGGATTGAGGCTGCTGAATGAAGATAAGCAAATGCATCAGCAGCTTCTGTTGCGATTCTCAGACAGTTTTCCCAAGAGAGAAATACTGAGCTTCCTTCACCATGGATCAGATCATACAAACTACCATTACTGACAAATTCATACACCAGTAAAGGGATTTCAGTTTCTAAGCAGCATCCCAAAAGCTTTACTACATGTCTGTGGTTAACTTGTGTAAGGATGATCACCTCGTTAATGAACTGTTCAACTTGAATTTCCCCACTTAACTGAGATTTCTTTACTGCGACTACTTGATCCCGTACTAATCCTTTATAAACTGTACCGTAGCCACCTTTACCAAGAATGTTTTCCCTACTGTAATTTTTCGTGGCAGCTTTCAGCTCGTTACTGGTAAATATTCGGGGTGTTGTTGGTTCATTGCTGTTTTGAAACGAGGGAAACTGCTGCTTCTGCAACAACATACCGCCATTTTTCTGAAACCATCTGTCTTTCATTTTCTGATGCTTCCGTTTTTTCAGACAGTAACACAGACATGTGAAGTTCGCGCAGCACAACAACAAAAGGCCGGTAGTACCTCCTGCAAATTAAACATGCTTGTTTAGCAGTATGCTTTACACTAGGCTTGCCAAGAAAATTCATCTAGCTTATACAAATCAAGTTATCCAGCCTATAACGGCTATCAGTAAGTACGCGATTAGTAACTTAACTGAGAGGACTTACCAAGAATTTCAACCAGTTTTGCCAGAGGATCCTTCTTACAGTAGTAGGTGCCTGACATATTGCTTTGGCCTTGACATCGACCTCTGCACTTTCGACACTCTCTTGCAACTAAGAAGTGAAGTAATAATCAGTTCCCTCAAAGCTAGTGAACTAAAGTATAGTACTATGTTACggctttgttctcttcacctggtttagtctgatttttctagttcCTGGTCTGGTCTaaatgttttttgttttttctggtCTGGTCTAAtaaacaataagaataaggtgaagagaacagagcCTACATACAGATCAAAAATAATACATGGCCGTGGAAGTACATAAGAGGTGAAGTTATGTTTACCTTGGCATCCATTTGGAAGATAGGGGTTCCCTTCATACGGAAAATTGCATAAGCAGGTCTGAGATTTCGAACTCCCAACACAAGTGACATTGTCACTACTAAAAATCGGCATGTATGTAGCCCACCATCTTAACACCGTAGTAGGGTGAAGTTCATCCAAAGTTGAATTTCCGGTAGCATAACTGTGTGCTGAACTACTGTCAACTAAAGCAACTACCATGTTGCAGGCATTCGGGGGAACAGTTCTACTCTCATTAAGAGACATattcaaaaacccaaaaaagGTTACCTTGGAGCTAATTGGTGCTATGCAGCATCCAATCCCATTTCTGCAGCTCTTTTTCGCGGTCACATGATTAATATTTCCTGAACAAACTGTATCACATTCAGCCAAGTTATCTCCTAGTCCATCAGTCAATACAGCATTACCTGAACAGCCGTCTACCAGCAAAACATTATCTTTTCTTATGAAGCGATATGAACTGTTTCTTATGTCAATTGGGTCCATAGCATCACCTACACAAATACTTTTGGGTGCCATGATTAGTTTCAGTATCTGATGATCATTATCACCGCCTTCTGCATACTGTAACGTCAGGTTCTGATTACGGTACCTCCCATTCCAACTTATATCCACCACCTCGAAGTTCAGCAGATGCAAGAATGGTTTTGGAGGATTGAAAGAAACATTGCATATGATCTCGTACCATGCATCATGGAAACAATTCTCACCAATTCCGAAAGGATATGGAATCAAGACACCACCACAGTGATCTGCACATCCTTGCTTTGCTATAAATGAAGAGTTTTCTGGAAAGGATGATGCCATTTTTGTTACACATAATAGTGATTGCAGTACCTGAATCCAAAGCAAAAACAAAGTCATCATTTCTCGGGTTTCTAAAAGAAATCTAAAACACCATGAACAAAAGCTAAGCTCTTCCCAAGCAGTATTATTATTACACTACCAGTACAGCATTATCTTCTCACAATAATTATAAGTCTTAGAAAAGTCCTCCCTTTTTCCCTTCCACAAGTCTCATTCTGGTAAAATCTTGACTACTTCAAAATTTCCATATCCAACACAAAAACCCATTTGTCATGTCCCTACAAATTAATGCATTTGCTCCATACTATTACAAGGGACTATAACATGGCTCTAACTTTTGGTCTATAGACAGAAAGCATGTCTAATTCCACTTATGGTGCAATAAAATAACTATGATTTTTAAGGCTccattctattcgacttattttgtctgaacatATATTAAAAAACTAAGTTGAACAGAACAGAGCCTGATTTTTTGGTTAAGAAAGACAACTCAAGACAAAAGAAGTACTATAAATGAGAGATTTGAGGATGAATTAACATTACCATAGGctttgatatttgacctttcctacaaattcaaattcaattacAAACATTAAGCATATGGCCTTTCCTACAAATgcataatacaaattcaaattcgaCATTTATTACCATCAACCAAACAGGTAAAGATTTTATTTAAACCGAACAAATTACTTTACATGGGATGTTACACGAACGTACATTTCAACCAGAAACTAAAAGATGAATAAAGTAACAACCAAAGAATGTAGTGTTACATGGGATGCTACAATAGAGCATCCGATGAGTTGTTCTTGTATAACTTAACATTACAACACAACAAAAATGAAAGGATGACACTATAATGAATTATGACATAATCCTCAACTATAACTTAACTATATCCACTCCTCAGACTTTGAGTCGTCAAAGGAAAAGGGACCTCTAACAGAGATTGTGATATACAATTTTCAGCAGTACAAAAATGATCTTCCCGAGCGCAGTTCTATTTCCAATcacatttcaatatcgtcaaGATCAGGGAGAGGGAAGCGGAGAATTGCTGCAACACCAGTCAGCTGTGCCAATTCTGCATCCACACCACCATTATTGTTAACACTTTCTATCAGACACACACAGGCAAATAAATAGAAAGATATATAGGAGGTGACAAGAGTAGTGGCGGATCTTGAACCGTTTAATTAGGGGGTAATCACATTTTTTATAAATGATTCCATTAATGTGTCTAGCTCAGTGTTACCTAATTCTCTGATCAACCCACGAACTGTGTACCGAAAAAGcgaattataacatgaaaatggTACACTTTTGGTCTAATTTAGCAAATTACGTAGCGAATTGCGTACCAGACTATCCGTACCCAGTCTCATACTAGCGAATCAGGTAACAGTGGTCTAGCTTAATTCATGTGTTTAAGAGGGACAAACTGATCCACTGGACTCCGATTTAGAAAATTATTACTTCATAGTATATACATGTAGATGGGTAGAAGTACTTACGCTCCCCTGAGACATGCATGGACGAGAATATATGAACACTTCCTCCAGAAGCTTTGATTGAACCGATCAGGTTGACATACTTTTTCCGTGTTGCAATGTCAGCATTCCTGATGACCAATTCAAAAGAATTACAGACTGTACAATTACTAATTAAAAATAACTTGCATGTAAGAATGGGCCAAGGAAGAGAACACCACCAAGACAAACATAAATAAACATGTTGAGAAAGAGGGGTATGGATCTTTTGCTGGCATGCAATTGATTTCTACTATCACTTCAAACCGAATTTTGAAACCAAACATCTCAGGAGAGTAAATGGGGGGCTAACAGGTGAGATCAAATGTACATCCAGCTTTTGCCTAACACGTGAAATCTTGAGGTGCAATTGTTTGGGACAAACTTTGTGGAAAACTTTATAACAGACACATTGAATTATGTGTTGTCAAACACATAGGAATATACCTTTACACATGAAGAATAAGAGTTATGTGTTCTTAATTCACATATTAACATATGCATAAATAAGATATCCACCGTAAAAGAAAAACGAGATAATCTCCTGATGAGCAGTAACACTACAGAATCCCTCAAATTGATTTATTACTAAACAAAGTTCAAGAGAAGCACCTGAACTGTTCATCTGTGATGAGCAGTGTTTGAATAGCCATTCTCTCATGTGCAACTTCTACATGCTTAGGACCATAACATGCACGAGCTGGATCCTACATTAAACCAAAAAACATTTAACATAGTTCATAATAATTCATATACAGCAAGAACTCAGTATAAGACAAGAAacagacaacaacaacaacagcaatcTCAAATCCTTATACCAATAGGAGGTGCatcaaaattaaaaagaaacagACAGCAAGGAAAAACTGGTAAATCAAAGATATCAAAACTGTTCAATGGCCTACTTCTACAAGCCAAGGTCCTGATTTACGAATGCCAGGGAAATTGGTACTACTATGCCAACAGCTGAATGATGTCATTAGATTACGTTCAGGGCCTTCAGTCCCTCATAACTGCCCTTTCATATGAATTTAGTTTTGCCTTAGCAATAATTTCATTAATATATGATGCCAACAGACAGCTGGATGATGTCATTAGATTAAGTCCAGGCCTCTAAATGTCTAAGAGGAACCATAGATTACGCCATGCATAATAACTGCAAATAAATCTTGGTAACAAGCATATTGTTAGCAAGTCAAACATACATCTCAAGATTAGAACCTGACATTTGATAACATGTTGAAGAAGTCCTCAAGCGCACGGACCTGAATCAAAGAAGCAAAGTCAGTAAACACTTCAACAACCTACTGAGAAAAATGACAAGCAGAAAAAAAATGgtaaaaagtaaaaacaaataaaaattgaagttaGTAACCTCCCGAGCTGCTTTTGTATCCTTTATCATACTCATTACATTTGGCGCATCCAGAACCTCCCTCAAGCTATGTCTGTTTAGAAGAGACATCAgaaaatctattaaataaaACATTAAACCAATTCACCAAGACCAATGTTTCTTTAAGAAACAAGGGTAAAGACCCCTGGACATAGAAAACAACAGACATACAGTACAAGAGCTAACACAATTTTATCACAAACTGAGTGCCAGTATAAAACTCGTTTATTCTCGAGATGCTAAAATAACCAAGTGGATATAATGTTTTGAGATAAAACTATCCAGTAAAAAGGAAGAGATTCCGCAAACAGAAAAATGTTATGGAGTATCAGATAAAAGGTTCAGGACCTTCAAGTTCAACTAGAAGAACAACCTTGTTAATGTATCCAATCTTTTCAATGGGAAGATTTATAGTTTAAAGTTGCTATCAATAGGAGAGTAAGAGGTGTGCTAACAGAAGATAACATCCAGAAGCACTAACAATAATTTCTCAGTAAACAGAAGTAATCAATCATATAAAACAAGTAAAATGTCATACTTGTATCCTGAAGTTGTATGCACAAGAACTATGCGTGACTTGTTCTCTATAATAGATCTCAGCTGTTTCCTTTCAGCTTCCAGCAACAAATGACGATAAAATTGGTCCTACATGAAAGTACAAGAGCCTcctaatcaatttaaataaagaATGATTCTACATCACAGAATTAACATTTCACAAAAGAAACTTATTGACCCCAAAATCCAAACATCAAAACTAAAACGACCATCAGCCAAATCCTTTTCAAACTGTTCGCAGAACCTTCttaactttgaacttaagagaaGAGTTCTATCATATGTAATAAACCTGAATCCCATGCAAAACAGTTGTGGATGGATCACTATGCTCTAAGATAAATCCAATTTT encodes:
- the LOC110805137 gene encoding putative wall-associated receptor kinase-like 16 isoform X2, whose translation is MASSFPENSSFIAKQGCADHCGGVLIPYPFGIGENCFHDAWYEIICNVSFNPPKPFLHLLNFEVVDISWNGRYRNQNLTLQYAEGGDNDHQILKLIMAPKSICVGDAMDPIDIRNSSYRFIRKDNVLLVDGCSGNAVLTDGLGDNLAECDTVCSGNINHVTAKKSCRNGIGCCIAPISSKVTFFGFLNMSLNESRTVPPNACNMVVALVDSSSAHSYATGNSTLDELHPTTVLRWWATYMPIFSSDNVTCVGSSKSQTCLCNFPYEGNPYLPNGCQVARECRKCRGRCQGQSNMSGTYYCKKDPLAKLVEILGGTTGLLLLCCANFTCLCYCLKKRKHQKMKDRWFQKNGGMLLQKQQFPSFQNSNEPTTPRIFTSNELKAATKNYSRENILGKGGYGTVYKGLVRDQVVAVKKSQLSGEIQVEQFINEVIILTQVNHRHVVKLLGCCLETEIPLLVYEFVSNGSLYDLIHGEGSSVFLSWENCLRIATEAADAFAYLHSAASIPVIHRDIKSSNILLDENFMTKVSDFGGSRLVPMDQTQVTTLVQGTLGYLDPEYFQTSHLSEKSDVYSFGVVLAELLTRRKPIIWERGIEQRNLATHFLSAMKNNQFFSILEPRLMMETTPEQLIAVAELVRRCLSLNGEKRPSMKQVARKLDSLRKYDEKYAGIKEADEEQNNASVVEFESHCCLQFEEGDSSRLCTMEEDMITEMRYPR
- the LOC110805137 gene encoding putative wall-associated receptor kinase-like 16 isoform X1, whose protein sequence is MMTLFLLWIQVLQSLLCVTKMASSFPENSSFIAKQGCADHCGGVLIPYPFGIGENCFHDAWYEIICNVSFNPPKPFLHLLNFEVVDISWNGRYRNQNLTLQYAEGGDNDHQILKLIMAPKSICVGDAMDPIDIRNSSYRFIRKDNVLLVDGCSGNAVLTDGLGDNLAECDTVCSGNINHVTAKKSCRNGIGCCIAPISSKVTFFGFLNMSLNESRTVPPNACNMVVALVDSSSAHSYATGNSTLDELHPTTVLRWWATYMPIFSSDNVTCVGSSKSQTCLCNFPYEGNPYLPNGCQVARECRKCRGRCQGQSNMSGTYYCKKDPLAKLVEILGGTTGLLLLCCANFTCLCYCLKKRKHQKMKDRWFQKNGGMLLQKQQFPSFQNSNEPTTPRIFTSNELKAATKNYSRENILGKGGYGTVYKGLVRDQVVAVKKSQLSGEIQVEQFINEVIILTQVNHRHVVKLLGCCLETEIPLLVYEFVSNGSLYDLIHGEGSSVFLSWENCLRIATEAADAFAYLHSAASIPVIHRDIKSSNILLDENFMTKVSDFGGSRLVPMDQTQVTTLVQGTLGYLDPEYFQTSHLSEKSDVYSFGVVLAELLTRRKPIIWERGIEQRNLATHFLSAMKNNQFFSILEPRLMMETTPEQLIAVAELVRRCLSLNGEKRPSMKQVARKLDSLRKYDEKYAGIKEADEEQNNASVVEFESHCCLQFEEGDSSRLCTMEEDMITEMRYPR